In a genomic window of Zingiber officinale cultivar Zhangliang chromosome 9B, Zo_v1.1, whole genome shotgun sequence:
- the LOC122023114 gene encoding tryptophan aminotransferase-related protein 1-like: MSLKGDVSTLSSQRPTSKDAIVNLDRGDPTMYEAFWKSAGADADTFIPGWTSMSYFSDATKLCFYLNAQLTHQIRRLHNLVGNAIAGDDRFIIVGTGSSQLFQASLYALSPPDAAEPMSVVSLAPYYSTYAPMTDLLQSRLHKWAGDASKFAGDRYIEIVCTPNNPDGSIREAVLCSGDGKTIHDLAYYWPQYTAITHAADHDIMLFTLSKITGHAGSRIGWAVVKDREVAKRMMHYITLNSIGVAKEAQLRAEKILQVVSDGYENTPNPDVEMKLFHFGREKLAVRWRKLVEAVQASGIFTVPSFEPAFCNFIGEVTENLPAFAWIKCEKNEVEDLERYLKEKGVIVRGGIQFGMEARYARISMLDRDSTFDLFLERLSAMS, from the exons ATGAGCCTCAAGGGGGACGTGAGCACCTTGTCCAGCCAACGCCCCACCTCGAAAGATGCTATCGTCAATCTTGATCG CGGAGATCCGACCATGTACGAGGCCTTCTGGAAGTCGGCGGGGGCTGACGCAGACACCTTCATCCCCGGTTGGACGTCGATGAGCTACTTCTCCGACGCCACCAAACTTTGCTTCTACCTTAACGCGCAGCTGACTCACCAAATCCGACGCCTCCACAATCTCGTCGGCAACGCCATCGCCGGCGACGACCGTTTCATCATCGTCGGCACAGGCTCCAGCCAACTGTTCCAAGCGTCTCTATACGCCCTGTCGCCGCCAGACGCCGCCGAGCCGATGAGCGTCGTCTCGCTAGCTCCTTACTACTCC ACGTATGCACCAATGACGGACTTACTTCAGTCCCGACTGCACAAGTGGGCGGGAGACGCATCCAAGTTCGCCGGAGACAGGTACATCGAGATAGTCTGCACGCCTAATAACCCCGACGGCTCAATAAGAGAGGCAGTCCTCTGCTCCGGCGACGGGAAAACCATCCACGATTTGGCCTATTACTGGCCTCAGTACACTGCGATCACTCATGCGGCGGACCACGACATCATGCTCTTCACTCTCTCAAAGATCACTGGCCACGCCGGCTCTCGTATTGG GTGGGCGGTGGTGAAGGACAGGGAGGTGGCGAAGAGGATGATGCATTACATCACGTTGAACTCGATCGGAGTGGCGAAGGAGGCGCAGCTCCGGGCGGAGAAGATTCTCCAGGTGGTGTCCGATGGATACGAGAACACTCCAAACCCCGACGTCGAGATGAAACTGTTCCACTTTGGCAGGGAAAAGTTGGCCGTCCGTTGGCGGAAGCTGGTGGAGGCCGTGCAGGCCTCTGGCATCTTCACTGTGCCCTCCTTCGAGCCGGCCTTCTGCAACTTCATCGGCGAAGTGACTGAAAACCTCCCAG CTTTCGCGTGGATCAAGTGCGAGAAGAATGAAGTGGAGGATCTGGAGCGTTATCTGAAAGAGAAGGGAGTCATAGTGCGAGGAGGGATCCAGTTCGGGATGGAGGCCAGGTACGCGCGCATCAGCATGCTGGATCGCGATTCGACCTTCGATCTCTTCCTCGAAAGGCTCTCTGCCATGTCTTGA